One genomic window of Panicum hallii strain FIL2 chromosome 6, PHallii_v3.1, whole genome shotgun sequence includes the following:
- the LOC112897773 gene encoding wall-associated receptor kinase 4-like: MPTPSRSQLLQILLILAGAAAIDGKDEQQPITYPGCPDKCGDISIPFPFGLMPGCFREGFEVTCDHSFDPPRAFLADGDRNRITVTERDESPISDGSYLSNSESNISYWPVELMDVSVDRSVARVYGPITSACSTNSTNYKLEAQAMTLGSLTGGPLAVSEALNVVVGVGWKVGVTDGSSYTSSSLACRSELPGGHLESARNGSCAGHGCCEAALRQESSTSYGPVTEVAPELSLESNNSLWETSPCSYAMVVEKSGYNFSTPDLYGDKALPGRFPRGVPVVLDFAIVGDAACPQKGKRPPPNYACVSNNSYCVNATVGQSGYALSYVCKCSEHYEGNPYIANGCQDIDECKFPDLYYCSSNGICKNRQGGYDCPCKPGMKGDGKLGHCAEKFPLVAKVIVGTTGCIFVIVVMSFIFLLRKEKKKTREFYEKNGGPTLEKAKIIKLFKKEELMPILKDSNFIGKGNFGEVFKGNLGNEVVAVKKTINGNLLENEQFANEVIIQSQVIHRNIVRLIGCCLEVDTPLLVYEFLSNGSLHDILHSKGKKPLNLDIRLSIAAQSADGLAYMHSKTNTKILHGDVKPANILLDDKFVPKISDFGISRLIARDRQHTAKVIGDMSYMDPVYLQSGLLTEKSDVYSFGVVLLELISRKKAIDSDNNSIVNDFLEAHRRGERATELFDSQIAVAEDLELLQNLAGMAIECLNLDVDQRPAMTDIAHRLLIMKESRNS; this comes from the exons ATGCCCACGCCCTCGCGATCCCAGCTGCTGCAAATCCTCCTCATTCTTGCAGGTGCAGCTGCCATTGATGGAAAAGATGAGCAGCAGCCGATCACATATCCGGGCTGCCCTGACAAGTGCGGCGACATCAGCATCCCATTCCCCTTCGGCTTGATGCCCGGCTGCTTCCGCGAGGGCTTCGAGGTCACCTGCGACCACTCATTCGACCCCCCTCGCGCCTTCCTCGCCGACGGCGACCGGAACCGTATCACGGTCACCGAGCGCGACGAGTCGCCGATTTCCGACGGCTCCTATCTGTCTAACTCCGAGTCCAACATTTCCTACTGGCCGGTCGAGCTCATGGACGTGTCGGTCGACCGAAGCGTGGCACGGGTGTACGGCCCGATCACATCCGCCTGCAGCACGAACAGCACCAACTACAAGCTGGAAGCTCAGGCCATGACGCTCGGAAGCCTCACGGGGGGGCCGCTCGCCGTGTCGGAGGCGCTCAACGTCGTCGTCGGCGTCGGCTGGAAGGTCGGCGTCACGGACGGCTCGAGCTACACGTCGTCGTCGCTCGCCTGCCGCTCGGAGCTCCCCGGCGGCCACCTCGAGAGCGCGAGGAACGGCTCGTGCGCGGGGCACGGCTGCTGCGAGGCCGCCCTGCGCCAGGAGTCCTCCACCAGCTACGGCCCTGTCACCGAGGTCGCGCCGGAGCTTAGCCTCGAGAGCAACAACTCCCTGTGGGAGACCAGCCCGTGCTCCTACGCCATGGTGGTCGAGAAGTCCGGCTACAACTTCTCCACGCCGGACTTGTACGGCGACAAGGCGCTGCCGGGGAGGTTCCCCAGGGGCGTCCCCGTCGTGCTCGACTTCGCCATCGTCGGGGACGCCGCGTGCCCGCAGAAAGGCAAGCGGCCACCGCCGAACTATGCGTGCGTCAGCAACAACAGCTACTGCGTCAACGCGACCGTCGGCCAGTCGGGCTATGCTCTCAGCTACGTGTGCAAATGCTCGGAGCACTACGAGGGCAACCCTTACATCGCCAATGGATGCCAAG ACATCGACGAGTGCAAGTTTCCTGATTTATATTATTGCTCGAGCAATGGCATATGTAAGAACAGGCAGGGAGGATATGATTGCCCATGCAAGCCTGGAATGAAAGGCGATGGCAAATTAGGACACTGCGCAGAAAAATTCCCCCTTGTAGCCAAGGTGATTGTGG GTACAACCGGCTGTATTTTTGTCATTGTAGTAATGTCATTTATATTTCTTCTACGCAAAGAGAAAAAGAAGACGAGGGAGTTCTATGAAAAAAATGGTGGGCCAACACTAGAGAAAGCAAAAATTATAAAACTTTTCAAAAAGGAGGAGCTCATGCCAATTTTGAAAGATAGCAATTTTATCGGAAAAGGTAATTTCGGTGAAGTTTTCAAGGGCAATCTTGGTAATGAAGTAGTTGCAGTGAAGAAAACAATTAATGGTAATCTGCTAGAGAATGAACAATTTGCAAACGAAGTCATCATCCAATCTCAAGTCATCCACCGGAACATTGTTAGGCTCATAGGTTGTTGCCTGGAAGTTGATACACCGTTGCTAGTATATGAGTTCCTCTCCAATGGTAGCCTCCATGACATTCTTCACAGCAAAGGCAAGAAGCCTCTGAACTTAGATATACGTTTAAGTATTGCTGCACAATCAGCAGATGGTCTAGCTTACATGCATTCAAAAACGAACACTAAAATCCTACATGGCGACGTTAAACCAGCAAATATACTTTTGGATGATAAGTTCGTCCCCAAGATCTCAGACTTTGGCATATCGAGGTTGATTGCGAGAGACAGACAACACACTGCAAAAGTAATCGGTGACATGAGTTATATGGATCCAGTATATCTGCAATCAGGCCTCTTGACTGAAAAAAGTGATGTCTACAGCTTTGGTGTTGTGCTCTTGGAACTTATTAGTAGGAAGAAGGCAATAGACTCAGACAACAATAGCATAGTGAATGATTTCCTTGAAGCTCATAGAAGAGGGGAGAGAGCAACTGAGTTGTTTGACAGTCAAATTGCAGTAGCAGAAGATTTGGAGCTTCTTCAAAACCTAGCAGGGATGGCAATTGAATGTCTCAACCTTGATGTGGATCAAAGGCCAGCTATGACAGATATAGCACACCGACTTCTCATAATGAAAGAATCCCGTAATTCGTAA